A single region of the Cloacibacillus sp. genome encodes:
- a CDS encoding saccharopine dehydrogenase C-terminal domain-containing protein: MKKALVLGCGLIGKTVALDLAEDFSVTVMDPFEKALATLADRNDIKKIQKPADDAAALAEAAKDADIVCGLLPSHLEGASQRQILEMGKNYVSPSGFLHSEGMDELAKKSGSVAVFDMGIAPGMSNYLVARGGAMVDELDFGCIYVGGIPDKLDPPFNYRTVFCLEDTMNEYCAPAKYVKDGKLTEAPALSGLEEIDFPGVGRLEAFFTDGLRSAAVNVKGKFVAEKTMRWPGYVDTINIMKAAGCFSREPVVVDGKEVIPFNVTTELFRPLWTLRPEKGDRDLTVMRVVAQGPKDGKYVTNTWDMVDKFDEKMMLHSMARTTGYACSVTARAVANGMITAPGFHAPEALAGDDAFYNYLMPALAKYGIVFKHSLLVEER; this comes from the coding sequence ATGAAAAAAGCATTGGTGTTAGGCTGCGGCCTGATTGGTAAGACGGTAGCGCTTGATCTGGCGGAGGATTTTTCCGTAACTGTAATGGATCCCTTTGAAAAGGCGCTGGCTACTCTGGCGGATAGGAACGATATCAAAAAGATTCAAAAACCGGCGGACGACGCGGCGGCTCTCGCCGAGGCGGCAAAAGATGCGGACATCGTCTGCGGGCTTCTGCCGAGCCACCTTGAAGGCGCATCTCAGAGGCAGATCCTCGAGATGGGGAAAAACTATGTCAGCCCAAGCGGATTCCTGCACAGCGAAGGGATGGACGAGCTTGCGAAAAAGAGCGGTTCGGTGGCGGTCTTTGATATGGGAATCGCCCCCGGAATGTCAAACTATCTTGTCGCCCGCGGCGGCGCGATGGTGGATGAACTTGACTTTGGCTGTATCTACGTGGGCGGCATCCCCGACAAGCTGGACCCGCCCTTCAATTACCGCACGGTCTTCTGCCTTGAGGATACGATGAATGAATATTGCGCGCCGGCGAAATATGTCAAGGATGGCAAGCTTACGGAGGCGCCGGCGCTCAGCGGCCTGGAAGAGATAGATTTCCCCGGAGTAGGCAGGCTTGAGGCCTTCTTCACCGACGGCCTCCGCTCCGCGGCGGTCAATGTGAAGGGCAAGTTTGTCGCGGAAAAGACGATGCGCTGGCCAGGTTATGTCGACACTATCAACATCATGAAGGCCGCCGGCTGTTTCAGCAGAGAACCTGTCGTCGTCGACGGCAAAGAGGTCATTCCCTTCAACGTTACCACGGAACTCTTCCGTCCGCTGTGGACGCTGAGGCCGGAGAAGGGGGACAGGGACCTCACCGTCATGCGTGTGGTGGCTCAGGGGCCGAAGGACGGCAAGTATGTGACAAATACCTGGGACATGGTAGATAAGTTCGACGAGAAGATGATGCTCCACTCGATGGCGCGCACCACGGGCTACGCCTGCTCGGTGACGGCGCGGGCGGTCGCGAACGGCATGATCACGGCTCCTGGCTTCCACGCTCCTGAGGCGCTGGCCGGGGACGACGCCTTCTACAATTACCTTATGCCCGCGCTTGCGAAATACGGCATCGTATTCAAGCACAGCCTTTTGGTAGAAGAGAGATAA
- a CDS encoding lectin like domain-containing protein — translation MMTDQMNKKIRILAPLLCAAILAALPAFAAVAPLNPAFTEYVVKHDGGAKNVGAVKKNISGATRASDFGYAPSPLNWSHLRGVVYPVGAPRGGSAARAARAADQLPATYDLRPSMPAVRNQDPFGNCWTYSAMAATESNLIKQGLASSSDIALSVWYITYYAYNSGSGFVPFTNASGQPYYNAGGDDWRAVALLGRGTGSLYAAEAPAPLTVGAVYAPAAAPRRYKLNNAFYLGSDEVREVPLSEGRRDMIKGAVMEYGAASVGIYQFRDNDESQQIISKDVFSDEDLSYYTGLQYGDNDIDGSAVNFVTNHAVTIVGWDDNYSKENFAAGNQPQEDGAWIIRNSWGADWGGDGGYFYVSYEEGTLCDGVIYDTSAARSGERVYQYDPLGPITWYSFYKAGSTEPVQYFANLFTAAADDRISSVAFYVPEPGNGYEIKIYQNCGANSPVSGSLASTVSADGLLPGYNTVALKTPVDVANGTRFSVVVKATTKDGGYPYPVPVEYRLEDYSEEASANPGEGWVSGDGVNFQDIIDAGGVGTASICLKAFGERQHNPTDTALEPSGPVTVEAPEGVMAAAEEVSAEDNTKVQQTVIAELKDESVEGIAADKNVTLKGVFALTVSHGNTGGAASFTVPFSTPLSFVGEPYVIIPKKDGSGFVAFPAKYSAGSLSFSVSDLNEFFSTAEITVADVRESAAPTPAPSGGGSGGGCAAGLGAAALVLLIPLALVRRGRRS, via the coding sequence ATGATGACTGACCAAATGAACAAAAAGATAAGGATACTGGCCCCGCTTCTCTGTGCGGCGATACTTGCGGCGCTCCCCGCCTTCGCGGCCGTCGCGCCGCTCAATCCGGCCTTCACCGAATATGTCGTGAAGCATGACGGCGGCGCGAAGAACGTGGGCGCCGTGAAAAAGAATATAAGTGGAGCGACGCGCGCGTCGGACTTTGGCTATGCGCCCTCGCCGCTTAACTGGTCGCATCTCCGCGGCGTCGTATACCCTGTCGGCGCCCCGCGCGGCGGCTCGGCAGCCCGTGCCGCGCGCGCCGCGGACCAGCTGCCCGCGACATACGACCTCCGCCCCTCGATGCCCGCCGTAAGAAATCAGGATCCCTTCGGCAACTGCTGGACATACAGCGCGATGGCGGCGACGGAGTCCAATTTGATCAAACAGGGGCTTGCCTCCTCCTCTGACATCGCGCTCTCGGTCTGGTATATTACCTACTACGCCTACAACTCCGGCAGCGGCTTCGTTCCCTTCACAAATGCCAGCGGACAGCCCTACTACAACGCCGGCGGCGACGACTGGCGCGCGGTGGCGCTGCTGGGACGCGGCACCGGCTCGCTTTACGCCGCCGAGGCCCCCGCGCCGCTCACGGTGGGCGCGGTATACGCGCCGGCGGCAGCTCCGCGGCGTTACAAGCTCAATAACGCCTTCTACCTCGGCAGCGACGAAGTCCGTGAGGTGCCGCTCTCGGAGGGGCGGCGCGATATGATAAAGGGCGCGGTGATGGAATACGGAGCCGCCTCCGTCGGCATATATCAGTTCAGAGACAACGACGAATCACAGCAGATCATCTCCAAAGACGTCTTTTCCGATGAAGATTTATCTTATTACACCGGCTTACAATATGGCGATAATGATATCGACGGCTCCGCAGTAAACTTTGTCACCAATCATGCGGTGACGATCGTCGGCTGGGACGATAACTACTCGAAGGAAAACTTCGCGGCGGGTAATCAGCCGCAGGAGGACGGCGCCTGGATAATCCGCAACAGCTGGGGCGCCGACTGGGGAGGAGACGGAGGCTATTTCTACGTCTCCTACGAAGAGGGAACTCTCTGCGACGGCGTCATATACGACACCTCCGCCGCGCGCTCCGGCGAGCGCGTCTATCAGTATGACCCGCTGGGCCCCATAACGTGGTACAGCTTCTATAAAGCTGGTTCTACGGAGCCGGTCCAGTATTTTGCGAACCTCTTCACGGCGGCGGCCGACGACCGGATATCCTCCGTTGCCTTCTACGTTCCCGAACCGGGTAACGGTTACGAAATAAAGATCTATCAGAACTGCGGCGCCAACTCGCCCGTCAGCGGCAGCCTTGCCTCAACGGTCTCCGCCGACGGCCTGCTGCCGGGGTATAACACCGTGGCGCTGAAAACGCCTGTCGACGTCGCAAACGGGACGAGGTTTTCCGTCGTCGTAAAGGCGACGACAAAAGATGGCGGTTATCCATACCCCGTTCCCGTCGAATACCGGCTGGAGGATTACTCCGAAGAGGCTTCGGCGAACCCCGGCGAGGGCTGGGTCTCGGGTGACGGCGTGAATTTTCAGGATATCATTGACGCGGGCGGAGTCGGAACCGCCAGCATCTGCCTCAAAGCCTTCGGCGAACGGCAGCATAATCCCACCGATACGGCATTGGAGCCCTCCGGCCCGGTGACCGTCGAGGCTCCCGAGGGAGTTATGGCTGCCGCGGAGGAGGTCTCCGCCGAGGATAACACGAAGGTTCAGCAGACGGTGATCGCGGAGCTGAAAGATGAGAGCGTCGAGGGTATCGCCGCGGACAAAAACGTCACGCTCAAGGGCGTCTTTGCGCTGACTGTCAGCCACGGGAACACCGGCGGCGCGGCCTCGTTCACCGTGCCCTTCTCAACGCCGCTTAGCTTTGTGGGAGAACCCTATGTCATCATCCCGAAAAAAGACGGCTCCGGTTTCGTCGCCTTCCCCGCAAAATATTCGGCGGGGTCGCTCTCCTTCAGCGTCAGCGATCTCAACGAGTTCTTCTCCACGGCTGAAATAACGGTCGCCGACGTGCGGGAATCCGCCGCTCCAACGCCAGCGCCCTCGGGCGGCGGCAGCGGCGGAGGCTGCGCCGCCGGCCTTGGCGCCGCGGCGCTCGTACTGCTGATCCCGCTGGCGCTGGTCAGAAGAGGGCGTCGGAGCTGA
- the eutH gene encoding ethanolamine utilization protein EutH has translation MDINTIVMSLVAVFICLACADKIAGGRFGLGGLIDEGFYTLGPLAMIMIGMIMISPVVARILCPLVSPALLSIGADPSLFVAAILPSDSGGAPLALDICLLREAGLFNGLIVASMMGASLGIIPLVLSATDGERQKYVILGLLIGFMSIPPAALISGLAAGLDKEMLLHNLLPVTALSAVIAAALVYAQSCTIKVVICLGRAVLFVAVLGFAASTVRALTGLEVIAGMAPIEDAFVILGQIGIVLAGIFPLLHLIKKIFRRQLAMLSIKMRVDELAMIGVVTTVANFFPVIPMLNKMTKRGIVVNMAFAVPAAYAIGDHLGFTAGFERSFVFPLVVGKLCGGMLAIIAASLYCRHLGLKE, from the coding sequence ATGGATATAAATACGATCGTTATGTCGCTGGTGGCGGTATTCATCTGCCTGGCCTGCGCGGATAAGATCGCCGGAGGCCGCTTCGGTCTGGGGGGACTGATCGACGAAGGCTTTTATACTCTGGGGCCGCTGGCGATGATAATGATCGGGATGATTATGATCTCTCCGGTGGTCGCCCGTATTTTGTGCCCTCTGGTATCGCCGGCCCTGCTGTCGATAGGCGCCGATCCTTCACTGTTTGTCGCCGCGATCCTGCCCAGCGACTCAGGCGGCGCCCCCCTCGCTTTGGATATCTGCCTTCTACGGGAGGCGGGGCTCTTCAACGGTCTCATCGTCGCGTCGATGATGGGGGCCTCGCTGGGGATAATCCCGCTCGTCCTCTCGGCGACCGACGGCGAAAGGCAAAAATATGTGATCTTGGGGCTGCTGATCGGTTTTATGTCTATTCCCCCGGCCGCCCTCATCTCAGGGCTGGCCGCCGGGCTGGACAAAGAGATGCTGCTGCATAATCTGCTGCCGGTTACGGCCCTCTCCGCGGTGATCGCCGCGGCGTTGGTATACGCGCAGTCATGCACGATCAAGGTTGTGATCTGCCTGGGGAGGGCGGTCTTATTCGTCGCCGTCTTAGGTTTCGCCGCCTCGACGGTGCGCGCGCTTACGGGGCTCGAGGTCATCGCTGGAATGGCTCCGATAGAGGACGCCTTTGTGATCCTGGGACAGATAGGGATAGTGCTGGCGGGAATATTTCCCCTGCTGCACCTGATTAAAAAAATTTTTCGCCGCCAGCTCGCGATGCTTTCGATAAAAATGCGGGTGGACGAACTTGCCATGATCGGCGTCGTTACGACGGTGGCCAACTTTTTCCCCGTCATCCCGATGCTGAATAAAATGACGAAAAGGGGCATCGTTGTCAACATGGCCTTTGCCGTGCCGGCCGCATATGCGATAGGCGACCATCTGGGGTTCACGGCGGGGTTTGAGCGTTCCTTTGTCTTCCCGCTGGTGGTCGGGAAATTATGCGGCGGTATGCTGGCAATAATCGCGGCTTCGCTCTACTGCAGGCATCTTGGACTGAAAGAGTGA
- a CDS encoding Lrp/AsnC family transcriptional regulator, which produces MIRMVKPDLDEIDFRIAYELKNDCRISYKQLGSKISLSSSSVYERTKKMEEKNVILSYNAKVDWGKFGYSIHAFILLKDDKFIGDMPSFLKNRDEVFNLYMVSGEYDYMLEVHIANKDDLGNFIDYLYRKVGRTYTLLILREICEVPE; this is translated from the coding sequence ATGATAAGAATGGTGAAGCCGGATTTGGATGAGATTGATTTCAGGATCGCCTATGAGCTGAAAAATGACTGTCGGATATCATATAAACAGTTGGGCAGTAAGATCTCGCTTTCTTCATCTTCCGTTTATGAGAGAACGAAAAAAATGGAGGAGAAGAACGTCATCCTGTCCTATAACGCGAAGGTCGACTGGGGCAAATTCGGATATTCGATCCATGCCTTCATCTTGTTAAAGGACGATAAGTTTATCGGAGATATGCCCTCCTTTCTGAAAAACAGGGACGAGGTCTTTAATCTCTATATGGTCTCCGGCGAGTATGATTATATGCTTGAGGTGCATATCGCCAATAAAGACGATCTGGGAAATTTTATTGATTATTTATACCGTAAGGTCGGCAGGACCTATACGCTGCTGATTCTGCGGGAGATCTGCGAGGTCCCCGAGTAG
- the mgtA gene encoding magnesium-translocating P-type ATPase, translating to MKKKNITVQTAEQAARREQINERLRFAAGAPINDVLWKYHSSFGGLSEVQVEKNRQRYGANRVTRKRRKSLAQRLAGAFINPFTAILLCLAAVSAVTDILMPVMQDMPEEADVLTVVIIMTMVGISGILRFVQESHSGDAAERLLAMITVTCTVDRHDWKRHEIPLEDAVAGDIIRLSAGDMVPADARLIEAKDIFISQSALTGESDLIEKSAEGGPKTGDAVTDYGNIVFMGSNVISGSATAVVVAVGDDTLFGSMASAVAEEAVETSFSKGVNSVSWVLIRFMMVMVPVVFFINGFTKGDWVQAFLFAISVAVGLTPEMLPMIVTTCLAKGAVSMSKKKTIVKNLNSIQNFGAIDILCTDKTGTLTQDQVVLEYHMNVMGEEDARVLRHAYLNSYFQSGYKNLMDLAIIRKTEEEEAENPRLTDLSDAYVKVDEVPFDFTRRRLSTVVSDKNGKTQMVTKGAVEEMLSICAYVEYDGKIEPLSESLKQKVLKTVDRLNADGMRVVALAQKTSPSPVGAFGVKDECDMVLLGYLAFLDPPKESAEEAIKALGDHRVTVKILTGDNEKVARCVCRHVGLPVERILLGGDIDRLDEEKLIKAAEETAVFAKLSPEQKARVVSALRSGGHSVGFMGDGINDAAAMKSSDIGISVDTAVDIAKESVDIILLEKDLSVLEEGIIEGRKTYANMIKYIKMTASSNFGNMFSVLAASALLPFLPMMSVQLIFLNLIYDLSCTAIPWDNVDKEYLAVPKKWDASSVGSFMLWLGPTSSIFDWTTYAFMYFVLCPLFVSQGILFNDLPAHFSGAELAGIQAAYITLFQAGWFVESMWSQTLVIHMIRTPKLPFIQSHASAPVTLITFTGIVALTIIPFTPFGAMLGFVPLPAMYFAYLIPCILLYMALATSIKKAYVRHYGELL from the coding sequence ATGAAAAAGAAAAACATCACAGTACAGACCGCCGAGCAGGCGGCGCGCAGAGAGCAGATCAACGAGCGCCTCCGCTTCGCCGCTGGCGCGCCCATAAACGACGTTTTATGGAAATACCATTCTTCGTTCGGCGGCCTCTCAGAGGTACAGGTCGAGAAAAACCGCCAGCGCTACGGCGCCAACAGGGTGACGCGCAAAAGGAGAAAGTCACTGGCGCAGCGGCTGGCGGGAGCCTTTATCAATCCATTTACGGCGATCCTGCTCTGCCTTGCAGCGGTCTCCGCCGTGACCGACATCCTGATGCCGGTCATGCAGGATATGCCGGAAGAGGCTGACGTGCTCACAGTCGTCATCATTATGACGATGGTCGGCATTTCGGGCATCCTGCGTTTCGTGCAGGAATCGCACTCCGGCGACGCCGCGGAGAGGCTGCTTGCCATGATCACGGTCACCTGCACCGTCGACAGGCACGACTGGAAAAGACATGAGATACCGCTTGAGGACGCTGTGGCGGGCGACATCATCCGCCTCTCCGCCGGTGATATGGTGCCCGCGGACGCGAGGCTCATCGAGGCAAAGGACATCTTCATCAGCCAGTCCGCGCTGACGGGGGAGAGCGACCTGATCGAGAAGAGCGCCGAGGGCGGCCCCAAGACCGGCGACGCCGTCACTGACTACGGCAATATCGTCTTTATGGGCAGCAACGTCATCAGCGGCAGCGCCACGGCGGTGGTCGTCGCCGTGGGAGACGACACCCTCTTTGGCTCGATGGCCTCCGCCGTCGCGGAGGAGGCGGTGGAGACCAGCTTCTCCAAAGGCGTCAACTCCGTCTCCTGGGTGCTGATCCGCTTCATGATGGTCATGGTGCCGGTGGTCTTTTTCATCAACGGCTTTACCAAGGGCGACTGGGTACAGGCCTTCCTCTTCGCCATCTCCGTCGCCGTCGGGCTGACGCCGGAGATGCTGCCGATGATCGTCACCACCTGCCTCGCCAAAGGCGCCGTCTCCATGTCGAAGAAAAAGACGATCGTCAAGAACCTCAACTCCATTCAGAACTTCGGCGCGATCGACATACTCTGCACCGACAAGACGGGCACCCTGACGCAGGACCAGGTCGTTCTGGAATATCATATGAACGTCATGGGCGAGGAGGACGCCCGCGTGCTCCGCCACGCCTACCTGAACAGCTACTTCCAGTCCGGCTATAAAAACCTGATGGACCTGGCAATCATCAGAAAGACCGAGGAGGAGGAGGCGGAAAACCCCCGCCTTACGGACCTCTCCGACGCCTATGTGAAGGTTGACGAAGTTCCCTTTGACTTCACCCGCCGCCGCCTCTCCACCGTAGTCAGCGATAAGAACGGCAAGACGCAGATGGTGACGAAGGGCGCGGTCGAGGAGATGCTCTCGATCTGCGCCTACGTGGAATATGACGGCAAGATCGAGCCGCTGAGCGAATCCCTCAAGCAAAAGGTGCTGAAGACCGTCGACCGCCTCAACGCGGACGGCATGCGCGTCGTCGCCCTCGCGCAGAAGACCAGTCCCTCCCCCGTCGGCGCCTTCGGCGTCAAGGACGAGTGCGATATGGTGCTGCTGGGATATCTGGCCTTCCTCGATCCGCCGAAGGAGTCGGCGGAAGAGGCCATCAAAGCGCTCGGCGATCACAGGGTCACCGTCAAGATACTGACCGGCGACAACGAAAAGGTGGCCCGCTGCGTCTGCCGCCACGTCGGGCTCCCCGTTGAAAGAATACTTCTGGGCGGCGACATCGACCGCCTGGATGAGGAAAAACTCATCAAGGCCGCGGAAGAGACGGCGGTCTTCGCGAAACTCTCGCCGGAGCAGAAGGCGCGCGTCGTGAGCGCTCTGCGTAGCGGCGGCCACAGCGTGGGCTTCATGGGCGACGGCATCAACGACGCGGCGGCGATGAAATCCTCGGACATCGGGATATCAGTCGATACGGCGGTGGACATCGCCAAAGAATCGGTGGACATCATCCTGCTGGAAAAGGATCTCTCGGTACTTGAAGAGGGCATCATCGAGGGGCGCAAGACCTACGCGAACATGATCAAATATATCAAGATGACCGCCTCCTCGAACTTCGGCAACATGTTCTCCGTACTGGCGGCCTCGGCGCTGCTCCCCTTCCTGCCGATGATGAGCGTGCAGCTGATCTTCCTGAACCTGATCTACGACCTCTCCTGCACGGCGATCCCCTGGGACAACGTGGACAAAGAGTACCTCGCCGTTCCGAAGAAGTGGGACGCATCGTCGGTCGGCAGCTTCATGCTCTGGCTCGGGCCGACCAGCTCGATCTTTGACTGGACGACCTATGCGTTCATGTATTTCGTACTCTGCCCGCTCTTCGTCTCGCAGGGCATCCTCTTCAACGACCTGCCCGCCCATTTTTCCGGCGCGGAGCTGGCCGGGATCCAGGCGGCCTACATCACGCTCTTCCAGGCGGGGTGGTTTGTGGAATCCATGTGGAGCCAGACGTTGGTGATCCATATGATCCGCACGCCTAAGCTGCCCTTCATACAGAGCCACGCTTCGGCTCCGGTGACGCTGATCACCTTCACGGGCATCGTGGCGCTGACAATTATTCCCTTTACGCCATTCGGCGCGATGCTGGGATTTGTGCCGCTCCCCGCGATGTACTTCGCCTACCTGATCCCCTGCATACTGCTCTACATGGCGCTGGCGACCAGCATCAAAAAGGCCTACGTGCGGCATTACGGCGAACTGCTGTAG
- a CDS encoding winged helix-turn-helix domain-containing protein, whose translation MKKNIHFISLDSILAEWLRDRLEQEPPQSAYAKGLLAGLQELLNDEASTLVLGVAGSRGNLSDTADDGIYAGELAIHPKSRKVLRQGREISLTPKEFDILYFLAQNRGEVFTKEQIYRAVWDGDFLLADSNIMAFIRKLRKKIEPNPDAPEYILTIWGIGYKFNDQL comes from the coding sequence TTGAAAAAGAACATCCACTTCATATCACTGGATTCCATTCTCGCCGAATGGCTCCGCGACAGGCTGGAACAGGAGCCGCCGCAGAGCGCCTACGCGAAGGGGCTGCTTGCCGGACTCCAAGAGCTTCTTAACGACGAGGCCTCGACACTGGTGCTCGGCGTCGCCGGCAGCAGGGGCAACCTATCGGATACCGCCGACGACGGTATTTACGCGGGAGAGCTTGCGATCCACCCGAAGAGCAGAAAGGTGCTGCGGCAGGGCAGGGAGATCAGCCTGACGCCGAAGGAATTCGACATCCTCTATTTCCTCGCGCAAAACCGCGGAGAGGTCTTTACCAAAGAACAGATCTACCGCGCCGTTTGGGACGGAGATTTTCTCCTCGCCGACAGCAACATCATGGCCTTTATACGCAAACTGAGAAAGAAGATCGAGCCGAATCCAGACGCGCCGGAATATATCCTCACCATCTGGGGGATCGGCTACAAATTCAACGACCAATTATAG
- a CDS encoding amino acid carrier protein, translating into MEQFLDYIVGILWGPTLLIGLLGTGIYFSLITKFWQIRHFFDSFRFCFLPGKSGELLPADKTKVTPYQAACVAIAGSIGSGNIGGVASAIALGGPGVLFWMWMTALVGMMTKMVEVTLAVYYRKLDSDGRKTGGPLFYIERGLGSKFKFWGIFSLLFTVGIFMQLVLAPEAYTVGESLHEVTGLRIIYLSAFFCLMCALVIWGGLRRVIGFASFMMPLMSVLYIVFGAYIILINITHIPAAIALIVKSAFTPMAAVGGFAGASFMLIARTGIARGLFSNEAGWGTSPMVHATADQRHPIEQGMWGVMEVFIDTIVICTITGMVIVLTGEWNSGVSGSTLTINAFSHGLGKRFTAYFIAISLFLFSWTTVTGWYSYFHSILEYVFRNSTPMRRTALRILRITTPFFGLLMAYMIDVLNTNVSYAWLIVDISSSVPTYVNLVVLLLLSKTFVAILKDYEGPGKLFGLDEYCKVKVD; encoded by the coding sequence ATGGAGCAATTTTTAGATTATATTGTCGGCATATTATGGGGACCGACTTTACTTATCGGTCTTTTAGGAACTGGAATTTATTTTAGTCTCATAACTAAATTCTGGCAGATACGCCATTTCTTTGATTCATTCCGCTTCTGTTTTTTACCCGGGAAAAGTGGCGAACTGCTGCCGGCCGATAAGACAAAGGTCACTCCATACCAGGCCGCCTGTGTCGCGATCGCCGGTAGTATCGGCTCCGGCAATATCGGCGGCGTGGCGAGCGCCATCGCGCTTGGCGGCCCGGGCGTCCTCTTCTGGATGTGGATGACGGCGCTTGTGGGCATGATGACGAAGATGGTGGAGGTCACGCTGGCCGTCTATTACAGAAAGCTGGACTCTGACGGCAGAAAGACCGGCGGCCCGCTCTTTTATATCGAAAGGGGACTGGGAAGTAAATTCAAGTTTTGGGGCATCTTTTCGCTTCTGTTTACCGTGGGGATATTCATGCAGCTTGTCCTCGCCCCCGAGGCCTATACGGTCGGCGAGTCTCTGCATGAGGTGACGGGGCTGAGGATCATCTATCTTTCGGCATTCTTCTGCCTGATGTGCGCGCTGGTAATATGGGGCGGCCTCCGCCGGGTCATCGGTTTCGCCTCGTTTATGATGCCGCTGATGTCCGTACTATATATCGTCTTCGGCGCTTACATCATTCTGATAAACATCACCCATATCCCCGCCGCGATTGCTCTGATAGTGAAGTCCGCCTTCACACCGATGGCAGCGGTGGGCGGTTTCGCGGGAGCCTCCTTTATGCTGATCGCCCGTACGGGCATTGCTCGTGGCCTCTTTAGCAATGAGGCTGGCTGGGGGACCAGCCCGATGGTGCACGCCACGGCGGATCAAAGGCATCCCATCGAACAGGGCATGTGGGGAGTCATGGAGGTTTTCATCGATACGATCGTCATCTGTACGATCACGGGCATGGTCATCGTCCTGACGGGCGAGTGGAACTCCGGCGTCTCGGGGTCGACGCTCACGATAAACGCCTTCTCGCATGGCCTGGGAAAGAGATTCACCGCCTATTTCATCGCGATATCGCTCTTCCTCTTTTCATGGACGACGGTCACGGGGTGGTATTCCTACTTCCACTCGATATTGGAATATGTCTTTAGAAACAGCACGCCGATGAGAAGGACCGCGCTGCGGATACTGAGGATCACAACGCCCTTCTTTGGCCTGCTGATGGCTTATATGATCGACGTGCTGAACACCAACGTATCCTACGCGTGGCTGATCGTCGACATCTCATCTTCGGTACCGACTTACGTGAACCTTGTAGTGCTGCTGCTGCTCTCAAAGACATTCGTGGCGATACTGAAAGACTATGAGGGACCGGGAAAGCTCTTTGGCCTGGACGAGTACTGCAAGGTCAAAGTCGATTAG